From bacterium, one genomic window encodes:
- the tadA gene encoding Flp pilus assembly complex ATPase component TadA: MDGMNVAQNLLDSILLFGNQQGARDYFLMANEYPIFQIGSESRTFPGETPKITPDHLKAIVEETIGKSALLKENLQKKLYTEFSHVVQGVGRYRFHVGYQRSHFDISIRRLLDEVPSFEELNLPGDEIKDLAELHNGLVLISGAADNGKSTTLAALVDHINQTKPGRRITIVESPREFFFRNKQCYIKQKEIGRDTISYNDAGRSARRENTNVLVFGEIFSEDAPSIRAAIQASNSALVFATMHANSASAAINGLIYSLPDVEREESRLTLSQLLRAVIYQILVKTYDETLWPCLEILRNNYMVSSLIRNKECTDDGKPFKIDEYLFRNGRAEGMKSLFHALKDLAEWGIIPPEEAIKYAREKRDMELILLHGHFSGITEEVS; this comes from the coding sequence ATGGATGGAATGAATGTCGCGCAGAACTTGCTTGACTCTATCCTGCTTTTTGGGAATCAGCAGGGCGCCAGAGACTACTTCTTGATGGCAAATGAATACCCCATCTTCCAAATAGGCAGTGAGTCACGGACCTTTCCTGGCGAAACACCCAAGATTACGCCTGATCATCTGAAAGCCATTGTGGAAGAGACGATCGGCAAAAGCGCACTGTTAAAAGAAAATTTACAGAAGAAACTCTACACAGAATTTTCACATGTTGTACAAGGGGTCGGTCGATACAGATTTCATGTGGGTTACCAGCGCTCGCACTTTGACATCTCTATTCGGCGACTCCTGGATGAAGTCCCGAGTTTCGAAGAATTGAATTTGCCCGGTGATGAAATCAAGGATCTGGCCGAACTGCACAACGGCCTGGTGCTGATCTCAGGCGCGGCGGATAACGGAAAGAGTACGACTCTTGCTGCTCTCGTGGATCATATCAATCAGACAAAACCAGGAAGACGAATCACTATCGTTGAATCCCCCCGAGAGTTCTTCTTCCGGAACAAGCAGTGTTATATCAAGCAAAAGGAAATTGGACGCGACACTATCTCTTACAACGATGCGGGCCGGTCGGCACGGCGAGAGAATACAAACGTTTTGGTTTTCGGCGAAATTTTCAGCGAAGACGCACCCTCCATCCGCGCGGCTATTCAAGCTTCAAACTCTGCCCTGGTTTTCGCAACGATGCATGCCAATAGCGCAAGCGCAGCGATTAATGGACTGATTTACAGCCTTCCTGATGTCGAACGGGAGGAATCGCGGTTGACTCTTTCACAACTTTTGCGCGCCGTCATCTACCAGATTCTCGTTAAGACGTATGATGAAACACTATGGCCCTGCCTGGAAATTCTTCGCAACAATTACATGGTGTCTTCGCTTATCCGAAATAAAGAATGCACTGATGATGGAAAGCCCTTCAAAATAGATGAATATCTCTTTCGCAACGGCCGCGCTGAGGGAATGAAAAGTTTGTTTCACGCCCTGAAGGATCTTGCGGAGTGGGGAATCATTCCACCCGAAGAAGCCATCAAGTATGCAAGAGAAAAACGGGATATGGAGCTCATCTTACTTCACGGCCATTTCAGCGGGATTACGGAAGAAGTTTCGTAG
- a CDS encoding reverse transcriptase-like protein, whose amino-acid sequence MGDQRKSVRIFTDGACSGNPGPGGWCAVLLYRVEDGEKQKVLCGGAPDTTNNRMELTALLEGLRALKKPCDVTVLTDSQNIIGWLSSPWSRKNAEIARLLNEIEKVVQLGDHKLEFVKVRAHSGDPINEHCDRIAKSIARNGGKPLAA is encoded by the coding sequence ATGGGTGACCAACGAAAGAGTGTTCGGATTTTTACCGATGGTGCTTGCTCAGGCAATCCTGGACCGGGTGGTTGGTGCGCTGTCTTGCTTTACCGCGTTGAAGACGGAGAGAAGCAAAAGGTGCTTTGCGGCGGTGCTCCTGACACTACGAATAACCGAATGGAGTTAACTGCCCTTCTTGAGGGTTTGCGGGCCTTGAAAAAGCCGTGTGATGTTACGGTTCTTACCGATTCTCAGAACATTATTGGATGGTTAAGTTCCCCATGGAGTCGGAAAAATGCAGAAATTGCGCGGCTGCTGAATGAGATTGAGAAGGTTGTCCAACTTGGGGACCACAAGCTCGAATTCGTTAAAGTCAGAGCACACTCCGGTGACCCCATCAACGAACACTGTGACCGCATTGCCAAATCGATCGCGCGCAACGGTGGAAAACCATTAGCGGCATAG
- the ssb gene encoding single-stranded DNA-binding protein yields MKSLNRVQELGHVAADPVIRFLPSGTQTANFTVATNKRWRDKQSGELKESTTYIRNVAFGPLAEVAGKYVKKGSHVMVEGEIQNRDYTGQDGVKRYVTEVRISQIILLDKKNGNGSEDAAGENGAEAAAEQSGSDEDIPF; encoded by the coding sequence ATGAAGTCACTGAACAGAGTTCAAGAGTTGGGCCATGTGGCCGCAGATCCCGTGATTCGTTTCCTACCTTCGGGAACGCAAACGGCAAACTTCACCGTTGCCACAAACAAGCGGTGGAGAGACAAACAGTCTGGTGAGTTGAAGGAAAGCACGACCTACATCCGCAACGTTGCGTTCGGCCCATTGGCTGAGGTTGCGGGCAAGTATGTCAAGAAAGGAAGCCATGTGATGGTTGAAGGAGAAATCCAGAACCGCGACTATACCGGCCAAGACGGTGTCAAGCGGTACGTCACAGAGGTTCGTATTTCCCAGATCATTTTGCTGGACAAAAAGAACGGCAATGGTTCTGAAGACGCAGCTGGCGAGAACGGAGCCGAGGCTGCGGCGGAGCAGAGCGGATCTGATGAGGACATCCCGTTCTGA
- a CDS encoding single-stranded DNA-binding protein, whose protein sequence is MAHIYVKGNLGTDPEVRVSDKGEFVTFPLYENDFRRSQQKRATQYQVAVYSSLKDYCLKYLTSGCRVFVGGKFRAKKAENGATFLHITLEEVELLKRPNRSSAEARA, encoded by the coding sequence ATGGCACACATTTACGTTAAGGGCAATCTTGGAACGGATCCGGAGGTGAGAGTTTCTGATAAAGGAGAGTTTGTCACTTTTCCTCTATATGAAAATGATTTCAGGCGTAGCCAACAGAAACGCGCAACACAGTATCAGGTCGCAGTTTACAGCAGTCTGAAAGACTACTGTCTCAAATACTTGACCAGTGGCTGCAGAGTTTTTGTTGGAGGTAAGTTCCGCGCAAAGAAGGCAGAAAATGGTGCCACATTTCTGCACATCACGCTGGAGGAAGTTGAGCTATTGAAGCGGCCAAACAGATCAAGTGCCGAAGCAAGGGCGTAG
- a CDS encoding type I toxin-antitoxin system SymE family toxin, with protein sequence MISVSYLPQNQKYVPFIRIAGEWLLSFGFGREDKVLIKAENERIVIEKVKPQI encoded by the coding sequence GTGATATCGGTCAGCTACCTTCCTCAAAACCAGAAGTATGTTCCGTTTATCCGAATTGCCGGAGAGTGGCTGCTGTCGTTCGGCTTCGGACGTGAAGATAAAGTGCTTATAAAGGCTGAAAACGAACGCATCGTCATTGAAAAAGTAAAGCCTCAGATTTAG